In one Streptomyces sp. NBC_00597 genomic region, the following are encoded:
- the cysC gene encoding adenylyl-sulfate kinase, whose amino-acid sequence MSVSDQGATVWLTGLPSAGKTTIAHALAERLRAEGHRVEVLDGDEIREFLSAGLGFTREDRHTNVQRIGFVAELLASNGVKALVPVIAPFADSREAVRKRHAAEGTSYLEVHVATPVEVCSERDVKGLYAKQAAGEISGLTGVDDPYEAPESPDLRIESHTQTVQESASALHALLTERGLA is encoded by the coding sequence ATGAGCGTGAGCGACCAGGGCGCCACCGTGTGGCTGACCGGGCTGCCGAGCGCGGGCAAGACCACCATCGCCCACGCGCTGGCCGAGCGGCTGCGCGCCGAGGGCCACCGCGTGGAGGTCCTCGACGGCGACGAGATCCGCGAGTTCCTCTCCGCCGGCCTGGGCTTCACCCGGGAGGACCGCCACACCAACGTGCAGCGGATCGGGTTCGTCGCCGAACTCCTCGCGAGCAACGGCGTCAAGGCGCTCGTGCCGGTGATCGCGCCGTTCGCGGACAGCCGCGAGGCCGTCCGCAAGCGGCACGCCGCCGAGGGCACCTCGTACCTGGAGGTCCACGTGGCCACCCCGGTCGAGGTCTGCTCCGAGCGTGACGTGAAGGGCCTGTACGCCAAGCAGGCGGCGGGCGAGATCTCCGGTCTGACCGGCGTCGACGACCCGTACGAGGCTCCGGAGTCCCCGGACCTGCGCATCGAGTCGCACACGCAGACCGTGCAGGAGTCGGCCTCGGCCCTGCACGCGCTGCTCACCGAGAGGGGTCTGGCATGA